From the genome of uncultured Pseudodesulfovibrio sp., one region includes:
- a CDS encoding site-specific integrase has product MSGRLSRETIRRIAQQWLDEALEEEREYRLSRSWELDELDKRNEQLTILATDVQEALECSNLKKVEDRAAELLDREEIDVEKDSKEYREFCAALLEVEARFLNAARKTGFVAILQGQEQTQVIQPAAPPVPPSPTILEAIEKYIEFKTEGPNPWGAASRKDIPPQLKQFANLVKMGNAKLTMSELSRDHMKGYWKKVQKLPGARTKRYKDKTLHQLLRMSIPEKDLYKPKSLETRFTAIRSFLNWCELEGYIDKAKPLNKVLEVPGGKAASKSQRRAFTEDELKRLFSPDTYKRRNLRKDWQYWLPLLGLFTGARLEELCQLSITDIREESGVWILDINDQGKDKHVKTEAGKRLVPIHPYLANELGFLAFVDSKRRRTTKRLFNDLPPDVKGKYSHAASKWFTRFRRKQNVGAQEGVSDVTFHSFRHTFITRAKLLDLARYKVKEVVGHEQGEFDDVTAGYEGNYPVAVLLNDVVAKIDFDTFLDLSHLEC; this is encoded by the coding sequence ATGTCTGGTAGATTGAGCCGTGAAACCATACGCCGCATTGCTCAGCAATGGCTCGATGAGGCGCTCGAAGAAGAACGTGAATACCGCCTCTCCCGTTCATGGGAGCTAGACGAGCTGGATAAGCGCAATGAACAGCTCACAATCCTCGCGACAGACGTTCAAGAAGCTCTCGAATGTAGCAACCTCAAGAAGGTTGAAGATAGAGCCGCAGAGCTGCTGGATCGTGAAGAAATAGATGTTGAAAAGGACTCCAAAGAATACCGTGAGTTCTGCGCTGCCCTGCTTGAAGTCGAAGCAAGATTCCTGAATGCAGCTCGCAAGACAGGCTTTGTAGCAATACTCCAAGGCCAAGAGCAAACTCAAGTCATACAGCCAGCTGCTCCGCCTGTTCCACCTTCCCCAACAATTCTGGAAGCAATAGAGAAGTACATCGAGTTCAAGACGGAAGGCCCAAATCCATGGGGTGCTGCCAGTCGCAAAGATATACCGCCGCAATTGAAGCAGTTCGCTAATCTGGTCAAAATGGGTAATGCCAAATTGACCATGAGTGAATTGTCACGCGATCACATGAAAGGCTACTGGAAAAAAGTTCAGAAGCTACCAGGAGCGAGGACGAAGCGTTATAAGGACAAAACACTTCATCAATTGCTTCGGATGAGTATCCCAGAAAAGGATCTCTACAAGCCGAAGTCTCTCGAAACACGCTTCACTGCCATACGCTCGTTCCTGAACTGGTGTGAGCTTGAAGGATACATCGACAAGGCCAAACCACTGAACAAGGTTCTCGAAGTGCCCGGAGGCAAAGCGGCATCAAAATCACAACGCAGGGCTTTCACTGAGGACGAGCTGAAACGACTTTTCAGCCCCGACACATACAAACGCCGTAACTTGCGCAAGGACTGGCAATACTGGCTTCCGCTTCTGGGTTTATTTACAGGAGCTCGCTTAGAAGAGCTCTGTCAGCTCTCAATAACAGATATTCGTGAGGAGTCCGGCGTCTGGATCTTGGACATAAACGATCAAGGCAAGGATAAACACGTAAAGACGGAAGCAGGTAAACGCCTTGTTCCGATTCATCCATATCTTGCCAATGAGCTTGGCTTCTTAGCTTTTGTCGACTCAAAGCGCAGAAGAACAACCAAGCGCCTTTTCAACGATCTACCGCCAGACGTGAAAGGCAAGTATTCCCATGCGGCGTCAAAATGGTTCACTCGATTCAGGCGCAAGCAGAACGTTGGTGCTCAGGAAGGCGTGAGTGATGTCACCTTCCATTCTTTCCGGCATACCTTCATCACCAGAGCAAAGCTACTTGATCTGGCAAGGTACAAAGTCAAAGAGGTCGTCGGGCATGAGCAAGGCGAGTTTGACGATGTGACGGCAGGATATGAAGGGAACTATCCCGTGGCAGTATTACTTAATGATGTAGTAGCAAAAATTGACTTTGACACATTCCTTGATCTAAGTCATTTAGAGTGTTAG
- a CDS encoding nucleoside deaminase, which yields MASPAAPQPPAGTTWRDLMDVAFGEACKAGKAGEAPIGAALFTPTGTLLAAAHNRPIAEQDPTGHAEILCLREAAKVMGNYRLPDTIMAVTLEPCLMCTGALIHARVAGVIFAARDERAGALVSNLEGCALPFTNHKLWTVEGVMGSECSSLLKRFFLERRK from the coding sequence ATGGCCTCCCCCGCTGCCCCACAACCGCCCGCCGGTACCACCTGGCGCGACCTTATGGACGTGGCCTTCGGCGAAGCGTGCAAGGCAGGGAAAGCGGGTGAGGCCCCTATCGGCGCGGCATTGTTCACGCCCACCGGCACCCTGCTCGCCGCGGCTCACAATCGGCCCATAGCCGAACAGGACCCCACCGGGCATGCAGAGATTCTCTGTTTGCGCGAAGCGGCCAAGGTCATGGGCAACTACCGTTTGCCGGACACGATCATGGCCGTAACCCTGGAGCCGTGCCTGATGTGTACTGGCGCACTGATCCACGCACGCGTGGCCGGGGTAATCTTTGCGGCTCGGGACGAACGCGCCGGCGCTTTGGTCTCGAACCTGGAAGGTTGCGCGCTGCCCTTCACCAATCATAAGTTGTGGACCGTGGAGGGGGTGATGGGCAGTGAGTGCTCCTCGCTGCTCAAACGTTTTTTCCTGGAAAGGAGAAAATAG
- a CDS encoding cation:proton antiporter: MGIATDIILIVVFAFFCGILTQKIKQPLILGYIIAGIILGPHTGGYTVSDIHEIELLAEIGIALLLFALGLEFSFKDLKPVKKIALIGTPLQMFLTILVGYGAGQFMGLDWKSSLWLGALVSFSSTMVILKTLMNQGWMGTLSSKVMIGILIVQDLAVVPLMIALPELNDPVVGLPKLGYALLKAAIFLSVMVVLGTRLLPWLMTRIARVGSRELFLLAIAAIGLGIGYLTHLVGLSFAFGAFVAGMVLSESDHGHQALSDIIPLRDIFGLLFFASVGMLFDPSFLVDNVGDVAWLLFVVSIGKGLIFAIISVVFGYRNVVPLAVGLGLFQVGEFSFVLARMGVSTGSISSDLYSLVLTVAILSMALTPFISGQTARLYRLRGRWFRQEKLDSVNVPREGLNGHVVILGGGRIGTQVASILKSLNILHVIVESDQRRFEQLKAGDMPVVYGDASQEIVLKAAGTSSATILVVTVPDFVTTRSTIKLAKSLNRELQIVARSSGRDDFLTMRDLGVSEAVLPELEGSLEITRQTLRYLNVPPIDIHTKTEAVRQELYSVLCNDNNECIELTQLRHAERQFDIQWVKLAKNSPLSGLSIGQGAIRKTTGATVVGIIRSGVLETNPDVDFVLQPEDTIAIIGDGEACSKFVNLAGFDDI; the protein is encoded by the coding sequence ATGGGTATTGCGACTGATATCATTCTTATTGTTGTGTTCGCTTTTTTTTGCGGAATTCTAACACAAAAAATTAAACAACCACTTATTCTAGGTTACATCATAGCAGGAATCATTCTTGGTCCACATACCGGGGGCTATACCGTTTCTGACATTCACGAGATCGAACTGTTGGCTGAAATTGGGATAGCCTTATTGCTCTTTGCTCTTGGTTTAGAATTCTCGTTTAAAGATCTTAAGCCCGTTAAAAAGATTGCTCTTATTGGTACACCGCTACAAATGTTTCTAACTATATTAGTTGGTTATGGTGCCGGTCAATTTATGGGTCTGGACTGGAAGTCATCTCTTTGGCTGGGGGCTCTGGTTTCCTTTTCGAGTACAATGGTCATACTCAAGACTCTCATGAATCAAGGGTGGATGGGCACACTTTCCAGTAAAGTGATGATCGGTATCCTTATTGTCCAGGACCTGGCTGTTGTGCCATTGATGATTGCCTTGCCAGAACTGAATGATCCTGTCGTTGGACTACCTAAACTTGGTTATGCGTTATTGAAGGCTGCGATTTTCCTTTCTGTAATGGTCGTTCTCGGAACACGCCTGCTGCCCTGGCTGATGACGAGAATCGCTCGTGTAGGATCTAGAGAGCTCTTCTTGCTTGCAATTGCTGCAATCGGGTTAGGAATAGGGTATTTAACTCACTTAGTTGGCTTATCTTTTGCTTTTGGTGCTTTTGTTGCCGGTATGGTTCTGAGCGAATCGGATCATGGACATCAGGCACTGAGTGATATCATTCCTCTACGTGATATATTCGGATTATTGTTTTTTGCTTCTGTGGGGATGTTATTTGACCCAAGCTTTTTGGTCGATAACGTGGGTGATGTGGCTTGGCTTTTATTTGTTGTTAGTATTGGAAAAGGGCTTATCTTTGCCATTATTTCAGTCGTTTTTGGCTATCGTAACGTTGTGCCTCTTGCAGTTGGATTAGGGCTCTTTCAGGTTGGAGAGTTTTCATTTGTTCTCGCAAGGATGGGAGTTTCAACCGGGTCGATATCCAGCGATCTGTATTCGCTAGTGTTGACTGTAGCAATTCTATCTATGGCACTGACGCCTTTTATTTCCGGGCAGACTGCTCGGCTTTATCGGTTGAGAGGACGTTGGTTTCGTCAAGAGAAACTCGATTCAGTGAATGTCCCCAGAGAGGGATTGAACGGCCATGTCGTGATACTTGGAGGGGGGCGAATTGGCACACAGGTTGCCAGTATTCTTAAGAGTTTAAACATACTTCATGTTATAGTCGAATCAGACCAACGCCGGTTTGAGCAACTTAAAGCTGGTGATATGCCTGTAGTATACGGTGACGCTAGCCAGGAAATAGTATTAAAAGCTGCCGGAACGAGTTCAGCCACAATTCTAGTCGTTACTGTACCAGATTTCGTGACAACTCGAAGCACTATTAAGCTTGCTAAATCTTTGAATAGGGAACTCCAAATTGTCGCACGCTCGTCTGGACGAGATGACTTCCTCACAATGAGGGATCTGGGCGTTTCAGAGGCCGTATTGCCTGAACTGGAAGGGAGCCTTGAAATAACGAGACAGACACTTCGCTATCTTAATGTGCCTCCTATAGATATACACACAAAGACAGAAGCTGTTCGCCAGGAACTGTATTCAGTTTTATGTAATGATAATAATGAGTGTATAGAGCTTACGCAGTTGCGACATGCCGAACGCCAGTTTGATATTCAGTGGGTCAAGCTGGCTAAGAACAGTCCTTTGTCGGGGCTGTCGATTGGACAGGGAGCAATACGAAAAACAACAGGAGCTACCGTTGTCGGAATTATCCGAAGTGGTGTATTGGAGACAAACCCAGATGTTGACTTCGTTCTACAACCAGAAGATACGATTGCAATTATTGGAGATGGTGAGGCTTGTAGTAAATTTGTAAATCTTGCGGGATTTGATGATATTTGA
- a CDS encoding sensor domain-containing diguanylate cyclase, with translation MIQEIITIDEKKAVRKAINLFLLLFLLFGCTVGGLVAIYYQAQLTTKISKIKEDQAAAVALKKNDIDHVFDDVTSDLLFLTNQNEMKEYLATKQLQYLRMIANEYLELAANKSNYAQIRFLDINGVEKVRIDNDNGKHFIVSSANLQDKSNRYYLKLSRSLKPGEVYISPLDLNVEDDVIERPFKPMIRFSSPVFDSAGLKKGFIIINYYAQTMIDSIRDSLKQDAAIPMLVNKDGYWLLSENSDNDWGFMIPERKNRSFSNSYPDEWLQIVNSELGQLSTEKGMFSYAKVYPFKRYLSPSETNIGGRSIDGYTTDNYWVLVTFVPHSVLWAISSVLQIELFLLGAGLFLFISLVAWFLALAITKRKIYQSRLISMALYDELTGLANRKLFYERLGNSLELAERYGRRLGLLYIDLDGFKQINDNLGHHSGDDLLVNFSQILKSIVRKTDTVARMGGDEFAVVLTEVESIEDAGLVANKIIDRLSLPIKTEGGYVNIGASIGVAVFPDTSRDLKDLVRLADASMYKSKKSGKNVVTMAKN, from the coding sequence ATGATCCAAGAAATAATTACTATTGATGAAAAGAAGGCTGTAAGGAAAGCAATCAATCTTTTTTTACTTTTATTTTTGCTTTTTGGTTGCACTGTTGGTGGTCTAGTAGCAATTTATTATCAGGCGCAACTAACAACTAAAATATCGAAAATTAAAGAAGATCAAGCTGCCGCAGTCGCTCTTAAAAAAAATGATATTGATCATGTATTTGATGATGTCACTAGCGATCTATTGTTTTTGACTAATCAAAACGAAATGAAAGAGTACTTAGCTACAAAGCAATTACAGTATCTAAGAATGATTGCTAACGAGTACTTAGAGTTGGCTGCCAATAAAAGTAACTACGCTCAAATCAGATTTCTTGATATCAATGGCGTAGAAAAAGTTCGAATCGATAATGATAATGGAAAGCATTTTATAGTTTCAAGTGCAAATCTACAGGATAAATCAAATAGGTATTATCTGAAATTATCGAGAAGTCTAAAACCTGGCGAAGTGTATATTTCTCCTTTGGACTTAAACGTTGAGGATGATGTGATTGAACGTCCTTTTAAGCCGATGATTCGGTTTTCGTCACCGGTTTTTGACTCAGCTGGCTTAAAAAAGGGTTTTATTATAATCAATTATTACGCGCAGACTATGATTGATTCAATCAGAGACTCGCTTAAGCAGGATGCTGCAATTCCAATGCTAGTCAATAAGGACGGGTATTGGTTGCTGAGCGAGAATAGTGATAATGATTGGGGTTTTATGATCCCAGAACGAAAAAATCGCAGTTTTTCAAATAGCTATCCTGACGAGTGGCTGCAAATAGTAAACAGTGAATTGGGACAGTTGAGCACCGAAAAAGGAATGTTTTCGTACGCTAAAGTTTATCCTTTTAAGCGATATTTAAGCCCCAGTGAGACTAATATTGGTGGCCGGAGTATAGACGGTTATACTACTGACAACTATTGGGTGTTAGTCACTTTTGTGCCTCATTCAGTTCTGTGGGCTATTTCCTCTGTTTTGCAGATCGAGCTTTTTCTGCTTGGTGCGGGGTTATTTTTATTCATTTCATTAGTGGCCTGGTTTTTGGCGTTGGCAATTACGAAGCGTAAGATTTATCAAAGTCGACTGATATCCATGGCACTATATGACGAGCTAACAGGGTTGGCAAATCGTAAGTTGTTCTATGAACGCTTGGGAAATAGTCTTGAATTAGCTGAAAGATATGGTCGTCGTTTGGGGCTTTTGTATATTGATCTTGATGGGTTTAAACAAATTAACGACAACCTTGGACACCATTCAGGTGATGATTTGTTGGTAAACTTCAGTCAAATACTTAAGTCAATTGTAAGGAAAACAGATACAGTGGCTAGGATGGGAGGCGATGAATTCGCAGTTGTTCTGACTGAAGTTGAGTCGATTGAAGATGCCGGTCTCGTTGCGAATAAGATTATTGACAGGCTGTCTTTACCGATCAAAACTGAGGGTGGTTATGTTAATATAGGGGCAAGTATAGGTGTTGCAGTGTTCCCCGATACGTCACGAGATTTGAAAGATCTCGTCCGTTTGGCTGATGCTTCTATGTACAAGTCAAAGAAAAGTGGGAAAAATGTTGTCACAATGGCAAAAAATTAG
- a CDS encoding HD domain-containing phosphohydrolase — protein MNTQTKKVVLVVDDTPENIMVLHGILGDLFTVKAALSGEKAIAIAKETPSPDLILLDIMMPSMDGYEVCRILKADPSTSKIPIIFVTAMTEVEDEAKGFDVGGVDYITKPVSPSIVLARVNTHIELADQQFACEKTVEQQVALISKGQKDAIYMLGHAGHYNDDDTGVHIWRMASYAKALAAERHWTVEMQNDLLLAAPMHDTGKIGIPDSILKKPGKLTDEEWVTMRKHTTIGHKILSLSDAPVFKMAADIALSHHERWDGSGYPKGLEGDEIPTSARIVAIADVFDALTMARPYKNAWESDRAFEYIGDSKGHFDPHLIDSFLSIKDTILTIKKHWKKKEKRD, from the coding sequence ATGAATACACAGACAAAAAAGGTCGTTCTCGTCGTTGACGACACGCCCGAGAACATTATGGTCCTTCATGGAATCCTTGGTGATTTATTTACAGTCAAAGCTGCTCTGAGTGGCGAAAAAGCCATTGCCATTGCAAAAGAAACCCCGTCACCCGACCTTATACTCCTAGATATAATGATGCCGAGTATGGATGGGTATGAAGTCTGTCGTATCTTGAAAGCAGACCCTTCGACGAGTAAAATACCTATTATATTTGTGACTGCAATGACCGAGGTGGAAGATGAAGCTAAAGGCTTTGATGTCGGTGGAGTGGACTATATCACAAAACCTGTGTCACCCTCGATTGTATTAGCCCGTGTAAACACACATATCGAGCTGGCGGACCAACAGTTTGCCTGTGAAAAAACGGTAGAACAGCAAGTCGCACTGATTAGTAAAGGGCAAAAAGATGCTATATACATGTTAGGACACGCAGGCCACTACAATGACGACGACACAGGGGTTCATATCTGGCGCATGGCATCCTACGCCAAAGCTCTTGCGGCGGAAAGACATTGGACAGTTGAAATGCAAAACGACCTTCTTCTAGCAGCTCCAATGCATGACACTGGTAAAATTGGCATTCCGGATTCCATCCTAAAAAAACCTGGGAAATTGACGGATGAAGAATGGGTCACCATGCGTAAACACACAACTATTGGCCATAAAATTCTGTCGTTGAGTGACGCTCCAGTTTTTAAAATGGCAGCAGATATTGCTCTTTCTCACCACGAAAGGTGGGATGGCAGTGGTTACCCTAAAGGGCTTGAAGGTGATGAAATCCCTACTTCGGCTCGAATAGTGGCTATTGCCGATGTGTTCGATGCATTAACAATGGCACGACCGTATAAAAATGCATGGGAAAGTGATAGAGCTTTTGAGTACATTGGAGACAGCAAAGGCCATTTCGACCCACATCTCATTGACTCATTCCTGTCCATCAAAGACACCATCCTAACCATCAAAAAACATTGGAAGAAAAAAGAAAAAAGGGATTGA
- a CDS encoding phosphoribosylformylglycinamidine synthase subunit PurQ yields the protein MARVNAIVITGYGTNCEKESAYALQQAGADNADIVYFSDLAAGHVRMDEYNYLLCPGGFLDGDDLGAAQAAALRWRWSNDADGKPVLDQLKSFFDKGGIILGICNGFQLLCKLGLLPGIGGRYFERQVSLSYNDSGRFEDRWVRLKTNPASPCVFTKGIEYLDVPIRHGEGKIIPMDDATFQALQDENLIAVQYVHPETNEVTLDYPYNPNGSPMGIAGLTDPTGRILGLMPHPEAYNHKTNHPSWTRGTDPNIPLGLTMLEAGVRYLKER from the coding sequence ATGGCCCGCGTCAATGCAATCGTCATCACCGGATACGGCACCAACTGCGAAAAGGAATCTGCCTATGCTTTGCAGCAAGCAGGGGCGGACAATGCCGACATCGTTTATTTTTCTGATCTCGCAGCGGGCCATGTCCGCATGGACGAATACAACTACCTGCTCTGCCCCGGCGGATTTCTCGATGGGGACGACCTGGGGGCGGCTCAGGCCGCGGCCCTTCGCTGGCGGTGGTCCAACGACGCGGACGGCAAACCGGTCCTCGATCAGTTGAAAAGTTTCTTCGACAAAGGCGGCATCATCCTCGGCATCTGCAACGGCTTCCAGCTGCTTTGCAAGCTCGGCCTGCTGCCCGGCATCGGTGGCCGCTACTTCGAACGCCAGGTCTCTCTGTCTTACAATGACTCCGGCCGGTTCGAGGACCGCTGGGTGCGGCTGAAGACCAACCCGGCTTCGCCCTGCGTGTTCACCAAGGGTATAGAGTACCTGGACGTGCCCATCCGGCACGGCGAAGGCAAGATCATCCCCATGGACGACGCCACTTTCCAGGCCCTGCAGGATGAAAATCTCATTGCGGTCCAGTATGTCCACCCCGAGACCAACGAGGTGACTCTGGACTATCCCTACAATCCCAACGGGTCCCCGATGGGCATTGCCGGGCTTACCGACCCCACCGGCCGCATTTTGGGCCTGATGCCCCATCCCGAGGCGTACAACCACAAGACCAACCATCCTTCCTGGACGCGAGGCACCGACCCAAATATTCCGCTCGGTCTGACCATGCTCGAAGCCGGGGTACGATACCTCAAAGAGCGGTAA
- a CDS encoding transposase yields MSKRRHFSAEFTAKVALDALSGEMTLSELDSKYKIHPNQVSTWKKQAKDLSVAGFKAVRAKKKTTSKSCTQKLVSLQSRMIFLQKAFARK; encoded by the coding sequence ATGTCCAAGAGAAGACACTTTTCAGCAGAGTTCACGGCCAAGGTTGCGCTTGACGCATTATCCGGCGAGATGACGCTTTCGGAGTTGGACAGCAAGTACAAGATCCACCCCAATCAAGTATCGACTTGGAAGAAGCAAGCCAAAGATCTGAGCGTTGCCGGGTTCAAAGCCGTAAGAGCCAAGAAGAAAACGACCTCAAAGAGTTGCACGCAAAAATTGGTCAGCTTACAATCGAGAATGATTTTTTTACAAAAGGCCTTCGCTCGGAAGTGA
- a CDS encoding NifB/NifX family molybdenum-iron cluster-binding protein, with protein MIIALPTRDGLIDDHFGHCDHYTLVTVEDNRIVFSERMDSPQGCGCKSDIAPVLANRGVKVMLAGNMGEGALNILKKAGIQVVRGCSGPIEDVLDKWLSGDLKDNQITCDHHDCDHHDEPVLTELKPL; from the coding sequence ATGATCATCGCACTGCCCACCCGCGACGGACTTATCGACGACCATTTTGGCCACTGCGACCACTATACGTTGGTGACCGTGGAAGATAACCGGATCGTTTTCAGTGAACGCATGGATTCCCCCCAGGGATGCGGTTGCAAATCCGACATCGCCCCGGTCCTGGCCAATCGTGGCGTCAAAGTCATGCTTGCCGGAAACATGGGCGAGGGTGCGCTGAACATCCTCAAAAAAGCCGGGATTCAAGTGGTCCGAGGTTGTTCCGGTCCCATCGAAGATGTTCTCGATAAATGGCTGTCCGGCGATCTCAAGGACAATCAGATCACCTGCGACCATCACGACTGCGATCACCACGATGAGCCGGTCCTGACCGAACTGAAGCCGCTCTAG